One Mycolicibacterium pulveris genomic region harbors:
- a CDS encoding ABC transporter ATP-binding protein, with translation MTIETVARQTLYRQTHARGGDLRSLANRALLRRIWRFAQRHHRKLWVFVAASVVSALLTVATPLLAGKVVDAIVAGAAPRVVVLLAAVIALVAVAEAAVTLGTRWLSSNIGEGLIFDLRTAVFDHVQKMPIAFFTRTRTGALVSRLGNDVIGAQRAFSDTLSGIVSNVVTLTLTLAVMLSISWQVTLLSLLLMPLFTVPARRIGAKMADLSREKTIHNATMNTQMTERFSAPGATLVKLFGSPATESYEFGVRAGRVRDIGVKTTMLQSVFMNSLTLMSALALALVYGLGGWLAIGGHLQAGAIVALALLLTRLYAPLTALANAHVEIASALVSFERVFEVLDVVPLIQERRDAVDVPDGPVTVEFRDVRFSYPSADKVSLASLEEVAVLDTRGGDEVLHGVSFTAHPGQVVALVGSSGAGKSTMASLIARLYDVDSGAITLNGVDVRDVRFASLQDTVGVVTQDGHLFHESIRSNLRLAAADATDVQLWDALERARLADVVAAMPDGLDTVVGERGYRLSGGQRQRLTIARLLLGSPRVVVLDEATASLDSSSEAAVQQALDAALAGRTSIVIAHRLSTVRAADVILVVEDGRIVEQGSHDQLLARGGRYAELYETQFGEQAAREWPAA, from the coding sequence ATGACTATCGAGACGGTCGCCCGGCAAACGCTGTACCGGCAGACGCACGCTCGCGGTGGCGACCTGCGCTCGCTGGCCAACCGGGCGCTGCTGCGCCGGATCTGGCGGTTCGCGCAGCGCCATCACCGCAAACTGTGGGTGTTCGTCGCCGCCAGCGTGGTGAGCGCGCTGCTCACCGTGGCGACACCGCTGCTGGCCGGCAAGGTGGTCGACGCGATCGTCGCCGGGGCCGCGCCGCGCGTCGTGGTGCTTCTGGCGGCCGTGATCGCGCTGGTCGCTGTCGCCGAGGCGGCGGTGACGTTGGGGACGCGCTGGTTGTCGTCGAACATCGGCGAAGGACTGATCTTCGACCTGCGCACCGCGGTGTTCGACCACGTGCAGAAGATGCCGATCGCGTTTTTCACCCGCACCCGCACCGGCGCACTGGTCAGCCGGTTGGGCAACGACGTGATCGGTGCGCAGCGGGCGTTCTCCGACACCCTTTCGGGCATCGTGTCCAACGTCGTGACGTTGACGTTGACGCTGGCGGTGATGCTGTCGATCTCGTGGCAGGTCACGTTGCTGTCGCTGCTGTTGATGCCGCTCTTCACGGTGCCCGCGCGACGCATCGGCGCCAAGATGGCGGATTTGTCGCGTGAGAAGACAATTCACAACGCGACGATGAACACCCAAATGACAGAACGGTTTTCCGCACCGGGCGCCACGTTGGTGAAGCTGTTCGGCAGCCCGGCGACCGAATCGTACGAGTTCGGTGTCCGTGCCGGGCGGGTGCGCGACATCGGGGTGAAAACCACGATGCTGCAGTCGGTGTTCATGAACTCGCTGACCCTGATGTCGGCGTTGGCGTTGGCGCTGGTGTACGGGCTCGGCGGGTGGCTGGCTATCGGTGGGCATCTGCAGGCGGGCGCGATCGTCGCGCTGGCGCTGCTGTTGACACGGCTGTACGCGCCGTTGACGGCGCTGGCCAACGCGCACGTCGAAATCGCCAGTGCGCTGGTGTCTTTCGAGCGGGTCTTCGAGGTGCTCGATGTCGTTCCGCTGATTCAGGAGCGGCGCGACGCCGTCGACGTGCCCGACGGCCCGGTCACCGTGGAGTTCCGTGACGTGCGGTTCTCCTACCCATCGGCCGACAAGGTGTCGCTGGCCTCGCTGGAGGAGGTCGCGGTGCTGGACACCCGCGGCGGAGACGAAGTGCTGCACGGTGTTTCGTTCACCGCGCACCCTGGACAGGTGGTGGCTTTGGTCGGCTCCTCGGGTGCGGGCAAGTCGACGATGGCGTCGCTGATCGCGCGCCTTTACGACGTCGACTCCGGTGCGATCACGCTGAACGGCGTCGATGTGCGCGACGTGAGGTTCGCGTCGCTGCAGGACACCGTCGGCGTGGTCACCCAGGACGGGCACCTGTTCCACGAGTCCATCCGGTCGAATCTGCGGCTCGCCGCAGCCGACGCCACCGACGTCCAGCTGTGGGACGCGCTCGAACGCGCCCGGCTGGCCGACGTCGTCGCCGCCATGCCCGATGGGCTCGACACCGTGGTGGGCGAGCGCGGTTACCGGCTCTCCGGCGGGCAGCGGCAACGGCTCACCATCGCGCGCCTGCTGCTGGGCTCGCCGCGGGTGGTGGTGCTCGACGAGGCCACCGCATCGCTGGACTCGTCGTCGGAGGCGGCCGTCCAGCAAGCACTCGACGCGGCGCTGGCCGGGCGCACATCGATCGTGATCGCCCATCGGCTGTCCACGGTGCGCGCGGCCGATGTGATCCTGGTCGTCGAGGACGGCCGCATCGTCGAGCAGGGCAGCCACGACCAGCTGCTGGCGCGGGGTGGACGCTACGCCGAGCTGTACGAGACCCAGTTCGGCGAGCAGGCCGCGCGGGAGTGGCCCGCTGCATGA
- a CDS encoding ABC transporter ATP-binding protein: MVDAVTLRSAPAIAPPPQRRRTSSDLWRLLPYLLPYRARWIAMVTVAIASLSATIAVPLMTKAVIDGPVREQDPQGLWLLGSAAMGIGVCEAVLWFIRRWLAARATMGVEADIRKDLYARLQILPMSFHGRWQSGQLLSRIMNDLGTIRRFMSFGLLFLLLNTLQITVVTAILLVMYWPLGVVVMLSIVPIAGTVLHFQREYTRLSRLAQDQSGHVATHVEESALGVRVVKSFGREDYVYDRFDEQLTSLYDTQVNRVVVSAKFWTLLEVIPNLTLIVVLGFGAYAAGHGYVTMGTLVAFITMMLSLVWPIASLGFLLSMTQESFTAANRIAEIFDAPIEITDGPHREPPRGARLELIDVGFRFPDTPATPDDWALRHVNAVVEPGETMALVGATGSGKSVLTALLSRLYDVTEGEIRIDGRDIRDFSLSALRRTVATAFEDPTLFSMSVAENLTLGRSVDNPATDEEIAEAVEVAAAQFVYDLPFGLDTRIGEQGMSLSGGQRQRLSLARAILAKPKILVLDDTLSALDVHTEAVVEEALTRVLHDVTAIVVAHRASTVLIADKVALLQKVDGYGTITHIGTHAQLLATVPEYRYLLAADDELDDGAERVGAWQDDEDRSRLGLAYEEQEALDRDRVTQRFVTTESEGR; encoded by the coding sequence GTGGTTGACGCCGTAACCCTGCGCTCTGCGCCCGCTATCGCCCCGCCGCCGCAGCGCCGACGCACCAGCTCGGACCTGTGGCGGCTGCTGCCGTACCTGCTGCCGTACCGGGCGCGCTGGATCGCGATGGTCACCGTCGCGATCGCCAGCCTTTCGGCGACGATCGCCGTTCCGCTGATGACCAAGGCCGTCATCGACGGGCCGGTCCGCGAGCAGGACCCGCAGGGGCTGTGGCTGCTCGGCAGCGCGGCCATGGGCATCGGCGTGTGCGAGGCCGTGCTGTGGTTCATCCGCCGCTGGCTGGCGGCCCGCGCCACGATGGGGGTGGAGGCCGACATCCGCAAGGACCTCTACGCCCGGCTGCAGATCCTGCCGATGAGCTTTCACGGCCGGTGGCAGTCCGGCCAGCTGCTCTCGCGAATCATGAACGACCTCGGCACAATTCGTCGGTTCATGTCGTTCGGTCTGCTGTTTCTGCTGCTGAACACGCTGCAGATCACCGTGGTGACCGCGATCCTGCTGGTGATGTACTGGCCGCTGGGCGTGGTCGTGATGCTGTCGATCGTCCCGATCGCCGGCACCGTGCTGCACTTCCAGCGCGAATACACCCGGCTGTCGCGGCTGGCGCAGGACCAGTCCGGCCACGTCGCAACCCATGTCGAGGAGTCCGCGCTCGGGGTGCGGGTGGTGAAGTCGTTCGGCCGCGAGGACTACGTCTACGACCGGTTCGACGAGCAGCTCACCAGCCTCTACGACACGCAGGTCAACCGGGTGGTGGTGTCGGCGAAGTTCTGGACCCTGCTGGAGGTCATCCCGAACCTGACGCTGATCGTGGTGCTCGGGTTCGGCGCCTACGCCGCCGGCCACGGCTACGTGACGATGGGCACGCTGGTCGCGTTCATCACGATGATGCTGTCGCTGGTGTGGCCGATCGCGTCGCTGGGCTTTCTGCTGTCGATGACGCAGGAGTCGTTCACCGCGGCCAATCGGATCGCCGAGATCTTCGACGCACCAATAGAAATCACCGACGGCCCGCACCGCGAGCCGCCCCGCGGAGCACGCTTGGAGCTCATCGACGTGGGCTTCCGGTTTCCCGATACGCCCGCTACCCCCGACGACTGGGCGCTGCGGCACGTCAACGCCGTCGTCGAACCCGGCGAGACGATGGCGCTGGTCGGCGCCACCGGGTCGGGCAAGTCGGTGCTCACCGCGCTGCTGTCGCGGCTCTACGACGTCACCGAGGGCGAGATCCGCATCGACGGCCGCGACATCCGCGACTTTTCGCTGTCGGCGCTGCGCCGCACCGTGGCCACCGCGTTCGAGGACCCGACGCTGTTCTCGATGTCGGTGGCGGAGAACCTGACGCTGGGCCGGTCCGTGGACAACCCGGCCACTGACGAGGAGATCGCCGAGGCCGTCGAGGTCGCCGCGGCGCAGTTCGTCTACGACCTGCCGTTCGGCCTGGACACCCGCATCGGCGAGCAGGGCATGAGCCTGTCGGGCGGGCAGCGGCAACGGCTGTCGCTGGCCCGGGCGATCCTCGCGAAGCCCAAGATCCTCGTGCTCGACGACACCCTTTCGGCGCTGGACGTGCACACCGAGGCCGTCGTCGAGGAGGCGCTGACCCGGGTGCTGCACGACGTGACCGCCATCGTCGTCGCGCACCGCGCGTCGACGGTACTGATCGCCGACAAGGTCGCGCTGCTGCAGAAGGTCGACGGCTACGGCACCATCACCCACATCGGCACGCACGCTCAGCTGCTCGCCACCGTCCCGGAGTACCGCTACCTGCTGGCCGCCGACGACGAGCTCGACGACGGCGCCGAACGCGTCGGCGCCTGGCAGGACGACGAGGACCGCAGCCGGCTCGGCCTGGCCTACGAGGAGCAGGAGGCGCTGGACCGCGACCGCGTCACGCAGCGGTTCGTCACCACGGAATCCGAGGGCCGATGA
- a CDS encoding ABC transporter ATP-binding protein, with protein MTAVAGRADPGWRGTFDEEQPDDLPIDESVPRRREARLLLWSLLRPYRVTVALLAVVVVVENVARLLVPLLVQRGIDHGIPPIVEGGPAHTLLTIVAALGVVVLIQATSRMFFLRRSGRIGQRVLLELRRRVFRHFQRLDIAFHERYTSGRVVSRSTNDVEAIQDMLETGFDSLVTAVLTLFGTAILLVTLDWRLGLMCLGAFPVLVALVWWFREESAKTYRKVRESAALVIVQFVETMTGIKAVQAYRREPRNQQIFEDIADRYKDDNEKTFRLLAIFMPGVKLVGNITTGVVLLYGGYRVLGGQMTIGTLTAFLLYLRMFFEPMQEISQFFNTFQSAASALEKLAGVLAQRPGIKDPEHPVPIDHVRGEISLVDVRFEYVPGRPVLPGLSLDVPAGQTVALVGTTGAGKTTIAKLIARFYDPTSGAVKLDGIDLRDVSQSQLRRHVVMVTQENFMFDGTIADNIRFGRPDASDAEVAAAAAAVGVDGFIESLPDGYDTDVATRGGRLSAGQRQLVAFARAFLADPAVLILDEATSSLDIPSERMVQRALETVLADRTALVIAHRLSTVQIADRVLVLQHGRIVEDGAPADLIARDDGRYAALHRAWVQSLA; from the coding sequence ATGACCGCCGTGGCGGGCCGGGCCGACCCCGGATGGCGCGGCACGTTCGACGAGGAGCAACCCGACGACCTGCCGATCGACGAGAGCGTGCCGCGGCGCCGCGAGGCCCGGCTGCTGCTCTGGTCGCTGTTGCGGCCCTACCGCGTGACCGTCGCGCTGCTCGCGGTGGTCGTCGTGGTGGAAAACGTTGCCCGCCTTCTGGTTCCGCTGCTGGTGCAGCGCGGCATCGACCACGGCATCCCGCCGATCGTCGAGGGCGGACCCGCGCACACGCTGCTGACGATCGTCGCGGCTCTCGGGGTGGTGGTACTGATCCAGGCCACCAGCCGGATGTTCTTTCTGCGCCGGTCGGGTCGCATCGGGCAGAGGGTGCTGCTGGAGTTGCGGCGCCGGGTGTTTCGGCACTTCCAGCGTCTCGATATCGCCTTTCACGAGCGCTACACGTCGGGGCGGGTGGTCAGCCGCTCCACCAACGACGTCGAGGCCATCCAGGACATGCTGGAAACCGGTTTCGACAGCCTCGTCACCGCCGTGCTCACCCTCTTCGGCACCGCGATCCTGCTCGTGACGCTGGACTGGCGCCTGGGCCTGATGTGCCTGGGCGCCTTCCCCGTCCTGGTCGCGTTGGTGTGGTGGTTCCGCGAGGAGTCGGCCAAGACCTACCGCAAGGTCCGCGAGAGCGCCGCGCTGGTGATCGTGCAGTTCGTCGAGACCATGACCGGCATCAAGGCCGTGCAGGCGTACCGTCGCGAACCGCGCAACCAGCAGATCTTCGAAGACATCGCCGATCGCTACAAGGACGACAACGAAAAGACCTTCCGTCTGCTGGCGATCTTCATGCCCGGCGTCAAACTGGTCGGCAACATCACCACCGGCGTCGTCCTGCTCTATGGCGGCTACCGGGTGCTGGGCGGCCAGATGACGATCGGTACCCTGACCGCGTTCCTGCTGTACCTGCGGATGTTCTTCGAGCCGATGCAGGAGATCAGCCAGTTCTTCAACACCTTCCAATCCGCCGCCTCCGCGCTGGAGAAGCTCGCCGGTGTGCTCGCGCAGCGGCCCGGCATCAAGGACCCCGAGCACCCCGTCCCGATCGATCACGTGCGCGGCGAGATCTCCTTGGTCGACGTGCGATTCGAGTACGTGCCGGGCCGCCCGGTGCTGCCCGGCCTGAGCCTCGACGTGCCCGCCGGGCAGACGGTCGCGCTGGTCGGCACCACGGGCGCGGGCAAGACGACGATCGCCAAGCTGATCGCCCGGTTCTATGACCCGACATCTGGCGCGGTGAAGCTGGACGGTATCGATCTGCGCGACGTCTCGCAGTCGCAGCTGCGCCGCCACGTCGTGATGGTCACCCAGGAGAACTTCATGTTCGACGGCACCATCGCCGACAACATCCGGTTCGGCAGGCCCGACGCCAGCGACGCGGAGGTGGCGGCCGCGGCCGCGGCGGTGGGCGTCGACGGGTTCATCGAATCGCTGCCCGACGGCTACGACACCGATGTCGCCACGCGCGGCGGCCGGCTCTCGGCGGGGCAGCGTCAGCTCGTCGCGTTCGCGCGGGCGTTCCTGGCCGACCCCGCGGTGCTGATCCTCGACGAGGCGACGTCGTCGCTGGACATTCCCAGCGAGCGGATGGTGCAGCGTGCCCTGGAGACGGTGCTCGCCGATCGCACGGCGCTGGTGATCGCGCACCGGTTGTCGACCGTGCAGATCGCCGACCGGGTGCTGGTGCTCCAACACGGCCGCATCGTCGAAGACGGCGCTCCCGCGGACCTCATCGCCCGCGACGACGGCCGCTACGCCGCGCTGCACCGGGCGTGGGTGCAGTCACTGGCCTGA
- a CDS encoding epoxide hydrolase family protein: MAAITPFRIAVPDSDLDDLRERLTRTRWPEAETVDDWSQGIPLAYTRELADYWAHTYDWRAREAALNRFDHFTTEIDGLTIHFIHQRSGRDDAFPLLITHGWPGSVVEFHKVIEPLTERGFDVVCPSLPGYGFSGKPSRTGWGVEKIAAAWATLMGRLGYERYGAQGGDWGAAVTTQLGRDAAGGNGCVAIHLNMPLGQPGDLSNPTEDELAALERLDYYQKWDSGYSKQQMTRPQTLGYGLVDSPVGQLAWIVEKFWSWMDCDGHPENVLSRDELLDNVMLYWATASGASSARLYWESFASFGDSEPVQVPTGVAAFPKEILRSPRSWCENNYNVTHWTTMPRGGHFGAFEQPELFVDDVATFFDGFRH; encoded by the coding sequence ATGGCCGCAATCACTCCGTTTCGCATCGCCGTGCCCGACTCCGACCTCGATGACCTGCGCGAGCGGTTGACCCGCACGCGGTGGCCGGAGGCCGAAACTGTCGACGACTGGAGCCAAGGGATTCCGCTGGCCTACACCCGCGAGCTGGCCGACTACTGGGCGCACACCTATGACTGGCGGGCCCGCGAAGCCGCGCTGAACCGCTTCGACCACTTCACCACCGAGATCGACGGGCTCACAATCCATTTCATTCACCAGCGGTCGGGCCGCGACGACGCGTTCCCGCTGCTGATCACCCACGGCTGGCCCGGTTCGGTCGTCGAGTTCCACAAGGTGATCGAGCCGCTCACCGAGCGCGGGTTCGACGTCGTGTGCCCGTCGCTGCCCGGCTACGGCTTCTCCGGAAAGCCGTCACGAACCGGGTGGGGCGTCGAGAAGATCGCCGCGGCGTGGGCCACGCTGATGGGCCGGCTCGGCTACGAGCGGTACGGCGCCCAGGGCGGCGACTGGGGAGCGGCCGTCACCACCCAGCTCGGCCGCGACGCCGCCGGCGGCAACGGGTGCGTCGCGATCCACCTCAACATGCCGCTCGGGCAGCCCGGTGATCTCTCCAACCCGACCGAGGACGAGCTGGCCGCGCTCGAGCGGCTGGACTATTACCAGAAGTGGGATTCGGGCTACTCCAAGCAACAGATGACCCGGCCGCAGACGCTGGGCTACGGGCTGGTCGACTCGCCCGTGGGGCAACTGGCGTGGATCGTCGAGAAGTTCTGGTCGTGGATGGACTGCGACGGCCATCCGGAGAACGTGCTGAGCCGAGACGAGCTGCTCGACAACGTGATGCTCTACTGGGCGACCGCGTCGGGCGCCTCGTCCGCGCGGCTGTACTGGGAGAGCTTCGCCAGCTTCGGCGACAGCGAGCCGGTACAGGTGCCCACCGGTGTCGCGGCGTTCCCCAAGGAGATCCTGCGCTCCCCGCGTAGCTGGTGTGAGAACAACTACAACGTCACGCACTGGACGACGATGCCGCGCGGCGGCCATTTCGGCGCGTTCGAACAGCCCGAGCTCTTCGTCGACGACGTCGCGACGTTCTTCGACGGCTTCCGGCATTGA
- a CDS encoding acetyl-coenzyme A carboxylase carboxyl transferase subunits beta/alpha, whose protein sequence is MSRIGALALRDAVLDDGSFHSWDTQPLQIATTDSYRRELAAAAAKTGLDESVVTGEGTIFGRRVALVMCEFDFLAGSIGVAAAERITTAVQRATAERLPLVASPSSGGTRMQEGTVAFLQMVKIAAAVELHKKAHLPYLVYLRNPTTGGVFASWGSLGHVTAAEPEALIGFLGPRVYEHLYGEPFPPGIQTAENLERHGVVDAVVPLDALRATLDRTLRVVADPAEPPPPAPEPERLPDVPAWESVQASRRPDRPGVGYLLRHGTTDQVLLSGTGHGEAATTLLALARFAGQPAVVLGQQRVVGGMVGPAALREARRGMALAAGLKLPLVLVIDTAGPALTVEAEQGGLAGEIARCLAELVTLDTPTVSVLLGQGSGGPALAMVPADRVLAALHGWLAPLPPEGASAIVFRDIAHAPELAAAQGIRSADLLRHGIVDAIVPERMDAADEPVEFTQRLSATIANELHTLRSIPDAERLNTRLRRYRNIGL, encoded by the coding sequence GTGAGCCGTATCGGCGCCCTTGCCCTGCGCGATGCCGTCCTCGACGACGGCTCGTTTCACAGCTGGGACACCCAGCCTCTGCAGATCGCGACCACCGACTCCTACCGTCGCGAACTGGCCGCCGCCGCGGCGAAGACCGGCCTCGACGAGTCGGTGGTCACCGGCGAGGGCACGATCTTCGGCCGCCGTGTCGCGTTGGTGATGTGCGAGTTCGACTTTCTCGCCGGCTCGATCGGAGTGGCGGCCGCTGAGCGCATCACCACGGCGGTGCAACGGGCCACGGCCGAGCGGCTGCCGTTGGTGGCATCGCCGAGTTCGGGGGGCACCCGCATGCAGGAAGGAACGGTCGCGTTTCTGCAGATGGTCAAGATCGCGGCCGCCGTCGAGCTGCACAAGAAAGCGCACCTGCCGTACCTGGTATACCTACGCAACCCGACGACCGGCGGCGTGTTCGCGTCGTGGGGGTCGCTGGGCCACGTCACCGCCGCAGAGCCCGAAGCGCTGATCGGCTTCCTCGGCCCGCGGGTCTACGAACATCTCTATGGCGAACCGTTCCCGCCGGGCATCCAGACCGCCGAGAACCTCGAACGGCACGGGGTCGTCGACGCCGTGGTCCCGCTGGACGCGCTGCGCGCGACGCTCGACCGCACGCTGCGGGTGGTCGCCGATCCGGCGGAACCGCCACCGCCCGCACCCGAGCCTGAACGGCTGCCCGACGTGCCGGCGTGGGAGTCGGTGCAGGCCTCGCGGCGGCCCGACCGGCCCGGCGTCGGATATCTGTTGCGGCACGGGACCACCGACCAGGTGCTGCTGTCGGGGACCGGTCACGGCGAGGCGGCCACGACGCTGCTGGCGCTGGCCCGCTTCGCCGGCCAGCCCGCCGTCGTCCTCGGCCAGCAGCGGGTGGTCGGCGGCATGGTCGGACCCGCGGCATTGCGGGAGGCCCGCCGGGGCATGGCGTTGGCCGCCGGCCTGAAGCTTCCCCTGGTGCTGGTCATCGACACCGCGGGGCCCGCGCTCACCGTCGAAGCCGAACAGGGCGGGCTGGCCGGCGAAATCGCACGGTGTCTGGCCGAACTCGTCACGCTGGACACCCCGACGGTGTCGGTGTTGCTGGGCCAGGGCAGCGGCGGGCCGGCGTTGGCGATGGTGCCCGCCGACCGGGTGCTGGCCGCGTTGCACGGCTGGTTGGCGCCGCTGCCGCCGGAGGGAGCCAGCGCGATCGTGTTCCGCGACATCGCCCATGCACCGGAGCTGGCTGCGGCACAAGGGATTCGCTCGGCAGACTTGCTGCGCCACGGGATCGTCGACGCGATCGTGCCCGAACGCATGGATGCCGCCGACGAGCCGGTGGAGTTCACCCAACGGCTGTCGGCCACCATCGCCAACGAACTTCACACGCTGCGATCGATCCCCGACGCCGAAAGGCTGAACACCCGGTTGCGGCGGTACCGGAACATCGGGCTGTAA
- a CDS encoding MFS transporter, with the protein MTTTLATTNQGPAPEITADEGYPPAIWVLLGGNFLVRALGFAYPFMAYHVAHRGHGATAVGAVLAAFGVGWVVGQLVCGSLVDRIGGRTTLIASMLVTAVLLTLLAGAHSVFALLVGAVLAGVVYDAPRPVVSAAITELISDPEKRAKVDALRYGCVMNAGAAITGGLGGLLADRIGTPTLYLVNAAACAAFALVALAYIAPDVRRPAPPTKSTYRDAFSDSRLLLLLASSVGTLTALWGLYAAMPMLMTAAGLDVGSYGLAQLANALAVVVLTPLITPWLSARVASRPRLDILAVATLWVTVCMAMASFAHTSTEFSVAAAACAPGEIAWFVVGAGIVHRIAPPALRGCYHGLWGMALAVAAVTAPILASYSLSRGGPSLMAIAVLVVGVTGAALCAPLAQALELRSHAK; encoded by the coding sequence GTGACCACAACACTCGCCACCACGAACCAGGGCCCGGCGCCGGAGATCACGGCGGACGAAGGCTACCCGCCGGCGATCTGGGTGCTCCTGGGAGGCAATTTCCTGGTGCGCGCCCTGGGGTTCGCGTACCCGTTCATGGCGTACCACGTCGCTCATCGCGGGCATGGGGCCACCGCGGTCGGCGCGGTCCTGGCGGCCTTCGGCGTGGGCTGGGTGGTCGGGCAGCTCGTGTGCGGCTCGCTGGTCGACCGCATCGGCGGACGCACCACCCTGATCGCCTCGATGCTGGTCACGGCGGTGCTGCTGACGTTGCTTGCGGGGGCCCACAGCGTGTTCGCGCTGCTGGTCGGGGCCGTACTGGCCGGCGTGGTGTACGACGCCCCACGTCCGGTCGTCTCCGCCGCGATCACGGAGCTGATTTCCGATCCCGAGAAGCGCGCGAAGGTCGACGCCTTGCGGTACGGATGCGTGATGAACGCCGGGGCCGCCATCACCGGCGGGCTGGGCGGGCTCCTTGCCGACCGGATCGGCACCCCGACGCTCTATCTGGTCAACGCGGCCGCGTGCGCGGCTTTCGCTCTGGTGGCGCTGGCCTACATTGCGCCCGATGTGCGCCGCCCCGCGCCGCCGACGAAGTCCACGTACCGTGACGCGTTCTCCGACTCGCGACTGCTCCTGCTGCTGGCGTCGAGTGTGGGGACGCTGACCGCGCTCTGGGGCCTGTACGCCGCGATGCCGATGCTGATGACCGCCGCCGGGCTCGACGTCGGTTCCTACGGTCTCGCCCAGCTGGCCAACGCGCTGGCCGTCGTCGTGCTCACCCCGCTCATCACGCCGTGGCTGAGTGCGCGCGTGGCCTCGCGTCCGCGACTGGACATCTTGGCGGTCGCGACGCTGTGGGTGACCGTGTGCATGGCGATGGCGAGCTTCGCCCACACGTCCACCGAGTTCAGTGTGGCCGCGGCGGCCTGTGCCCCCGGGGAAATCGCCTGGTTCGTCGTCGGCGCCGGCATCGTGCACCGCATCGCCCCGCCGGCGCTGCGCGGGTGCTACCACGGCCTGTGGGGAATGGCGTTGGCCGTCGCAGCGGTCACCGCACCGATCCTGGCGTCGTACAGCCTGAGCCGCGGTGGACCGTCCCTCATGGCGATCGCCGTCCTGGTCGTCGGTGTGACCGGCGCGGCACTGTGCGCGCCGCTCGCTCAAGCACTGGAATTAAGGAGTCATGCGAAATGA
- a CDS encoding thiamine pyrophosphate-dependent dehydrogenase E1 component subunit alpha yields the protein MIGTTTRFIDEKTDLLELYRRMCVLRELDIVLEELRAEGLVKGPMHVGFGQEAAGIGATAALRDGDITTATHRPHAQYVGLGLPLGPTVAEMMGRADGQCGGRGGHMLIADPDYGLLAPSGIIGHSLLLAVGHGYAQRLAGDGRVTLCVTGDGAVNSGAFNEAVNMAALWRLPVVIFVENNQYALSVRLDRHVRETELYRRGWGYGIPGVRVDGNDVEAVHRCVARAVARARAGQGPTLVEAVTYRAAVFSGADRGGYRDPAEGAGFTDPLRLARGRLIDEGTSPDRVDATERAARREVDDAVAFAKASPWPDPAELSDIATKWDGREPRS from the coding sequence ATGATCGGCACCACAACACGATTCATCGATGAGAAAACCGACCTGCTCGAACTCTATCGCCGCATGTGCGTCCTGCGCGAGCTCGACATCGTGCTGGAGGAACTGCGCGCCGAGGGCCTGGTCAAGGGGCCGATGCATGTGGGATTCGGCCAGGAGGCCGCGGGTATCGGCGCCACCGCCGCGCTACGTGACGGCGATATCACCACAGCGACGCATCGGCCCCACGCCCAGTATGTCGGCCTCGGCCTTCCGCTCGGTCCGACGGTCGCCGAGATGATGGGCCGCGCCGACGGCCAGTGCGGCGGCCGCGGGGGACACATGCTCATCGCCGATCCGGACTACGGGCTGCTCGCTCCCTCGGGCATCATCGGCCATTCGCTGCTGTTGGCCGTCGGTCATGGATACGCGCAGCGGCTGGCCGGCGACGGCCGCGTCACGCTCTGCGTCACCGGGGATGGGGCCGTGAACTCCGGCGCTTTCAACGAGGCGGTGAACATGGCCGCGCTCTGGCGGCTGCCCGTCGTGATCTTCGTCGAGAACAACCAATACGCGTTGAGCGTGCGCCTCGACCGGCACGTGCGGGAGACCGAGTTGTACCGCCGCGGTTGGGGATACGGCATACCCGGGGTTCGGGTCGACGGCAACGACGTCGAAGCCGTGCACCGTTGCGTGGCCAGGGCCGTGGCACGAGCCCGCGCCGGTCAAGGACCCACGCTGGTCGAAGCCGTCACCTACCGCGCCGCGGTGTTCTCCGGGGCCGACCGTGGCGGGTACCGGGACCCCGCCGAGGGGGCCGGGTTCACCGATCCGCTGCGCCTGGCACGCGGCCGGCTGATCGATGAAGGCACCAGCCCTGATCGCGTCGACGCCACCGAACGCGCGGCTCGCCGAGAGGTCGACGACGCCGTCGCGTTCGCCAAGGCCAGCCCGTGGCCAGACCCCGCAGAACTCAGCGACATCGCAACGAAATGGGACGGAAGGGAGCCCCGGTCATGA